The stretch of DNA GAGGTTCTTGATCATTGGATTCATGCTCTGCTTTGGGATTTGAGGTTTCATTATCCTTTTCAGCCCTGTAGAAAAGGATAAATAATAAGAAAGTGATGCCAATCGCAATGATCAGAAAAAGGAGAATCAGAGTTAAATCCATAATTACTTAACCCAGTTGATACTAAAAAAGTACGCTTAATACAATGTTAATTCATTAATCGTTTTTTGTACAGGGTTATAATGATCAAAATTAAAAAATAAAGAGAAATCGTGCTGAAAACTTGGCAAAAATGCAATTTATAAGACCCCCTGGCTATTGAGCGGGCTGATAGCAATGAAGCAGATGGCAGTGAGTGAATTTAACCCGTTAAGACTTCTTCGCGCGCAGTTAAATAGGCTAAGGAGACGCTCCTCAGCTTTTCAACCAGTTCATTCTGTGTTTCGCACCACACTTCGTGAAGGGGGCAGTTGCTCCCAAAAGAGCACAAGGAAGCGTCCTTCGTACACTCACACAGTGTGATTGGGCCATCAATGGCTTCAACCACATCCAACAGTGAGATGTTTTCTGGATCACGAGCCAGTATGACCCCGCCGCTGGCACCGCGTATGGTGTTAACCAGGCGCGCAATCGAGAGTTGAGAGATAATCTTCGCCAGGAAGGACGATGGAATCAGTTTTTCCTCTGCAATTTTGCTGGTGGTGGCTGGCTTCCAATTGGGCTTGCTCCTGGTTTGCTCGTGCCTGGCGAGGTACAGCATCGCTCTGAGGGCATAATCAGCCTGTCGGGTTATCTGCATGGGATTGTTCTCTCTCTTTCCGTTTTCGTCCCGGTTTACGATAAATTGTATCTAATTTAGGGGGATTTGTAAAGGATAAAAGGAATAAGAGGTTAGGAATCGTATCCGAAGCAACATTACTTAATCAATCCTGATACCTGATTCCTGATACCTGTTTCCTGATTCCTGCTTCCGAACCGTCCACTCAGTATTCTCCAAATTGGTATAATCAACTTTGTAAGTTCTTAACACTGAAGAACTGTTTTTTTAAAGGAGCACAGCTTTTGAAAACCGCATTAATCACCGGGATCACCGGGCAGGACGGCTCGTACCTGGCGGAGTTCCTGCTCGCCAAAGGCTATCGCGTCGTGGGCATGGTTCGCCGGACAAGCACCATCGATTACAGTCGCATCGAACACATCCAGGATCAAATTGAACTGGCCCATGGCGATTTGTTGGATCAAGGCTCGCTATACGCGATCTTTGACGCCTATCGTCCCGATGAGGTCTATAACCTGGGCGGGCAGTCCAATGTACAGCTCTCCTGGTCACAGGCGGTGCTGACCGCCGAATCGACCGCCCTGGGCGTGACCCGTTTACTGGACTGTATGCGCCAGGTGACGCCCGCGTCGCGTTTTTATCAAGCCTCCACCAGTGAGATTTTTGGCGATGCAGATGAATCCCCCCAGACCTTGACCACCCACCTCAACCCGCGCAACCCCTACGGGGTCGCCAAGGTGTACGGGCATCTGATCACCCAGAATTACCGCCAGCGGCAGGGTTTGTTTGCCGTTTCGGGCGTGCTGTATAACCACGAGAGCCCGCGGCGCGGCCTGGACTTTGTCACCCGTAAGATCACCCATGGGGTGGCGCAAATTAAGCTGGGATTAGCAACGGAATTGCGCCTGGGCAACCTGGATGCCCAGCGAGATTGGGGCTTTGCCGGCGATTATGTGCAGGCAATGTGGCTGATGCTCCAACAAGATCAACCGGTGGATTACGTGGTTGGCACAGGTCAACTGCATACCGTGCGGGATTTTTGTCGAATCGCGTTTGAGGTTGCTAACCTGGATTACCGCAACTATGTTGTTGAAGATCCTGCTTTCTTCCGTCCGACAGAACGCTTCCCCTTACTGGCCGACCCCAGCCAAACCATCGCAGATTTAGGTTGGCTTCCGCAGGTTGATTTTGAAGGGTTGATCGAGATGATGGTGACCGCCGACCTTGCAGCCCTGGGGGCATGAGCGAAACACTGGATATTCCAGTATAATTTGATCTATTACAGATCTTATCGATTGGTATATATGGCCGACCAGCATCAACTCAGTGCGCGCGAAATTGAGATCCTCAGATTAGTAGCCAAAGGTCTCACCAACGGCGAAATTGCCCATCTTCTGACCATCAGCCCCAACACGGTCAAGGTGCACCTCAGCAACATCTATGAGAAGACGGGCGCGGCCTCACGCACCGAAGCGACCATGTACGGCATCGAACACGGCATCATCGACGTTCCAGGCGGGGCTGAGGCTGTCGAAGTCATTCCGCCCACCCGGGCGGAACTGCTGCGTAAACACGTCTGGTGGATCATCCCCGCCGCCGCGCTGGTGATGGTCTTAATCATCCTCACGCTGGTCATCCTGTTCCGACCGCCTGACACTGAAGCCCAGCCGTTGGCTGCCTTGACTGAGCGCTGGCAGGAACTGGCGCCGATGCCCGTCGCTCGCGCTGGCATGGCGACTGCGGCTTATGACGGCGAGATCTATGCCATCGCCGGTGAAGGGCCCGAAGGCATCAGCGGCAGCGTCTTTCGTTACACGCCTGAGACAGACCACTGGACACAACTGAGCGAAAAGCCCCTCCCCGTGGCGGATGTGCACGGCGTGCTGATCGGCGAGAAGATTTACGTCCCCGGCGGCAGGCGTTCGGATGGAGCACCGACCGATATCCTGGAGATTTACGACCCCCGGCGAGACACGTGGTCAACGGGTGCACGGCTGCCGCAGCCGGTCAGCGCGTATGCATTGGCAGATTTCGAAGGTCAGATGTATTTGTTTGGCGGCTGGGATGGGGAACAAGCCCTTGACACCGTGTATGTGTACAATCCAGCAACGGATGCGTGGAGAGAGTTGACGCGTATGGGCTCCCCTCGCCAGGATCACGGTGCAGTGGCTTTGACGGATAAGATTGTCGTCATCGGTGGCAGGAATGACGGTGGTGCGCTCACCGAGGCGGTGGGCTTTTACCCGTCACGGGATTTTGAGGGGGAAAATCCCTGGGAGGAGTTCGTGGACCTACCGGAAGCCAGGTATGGCTTTGGGGTGGAAAGCAGTGGCGAAGTCATTTTTATTTTTGGCGGAGCGCAAGCCTCAGAAGCAGTCGCTGATTTCCCCCTGTTGTATCAATACACAGAATCAGGTTGGCGTTCAATCCCAACAGATATGACAGAGCCCGTTTTCAAACCTGTGCTGATTTCCCTCGGCTCGCAGATTTACATAATAACTTCAGCTTTATCAGAAAATCAAACTTTATTTTTAAAATATCAAGCGATTTACTTTGAGGTCTTCCTCCCAATTATTCAATAAAAATCCCATAACGGTTTTTGTGAATGCATCCTTGCCGGTATTGTAAATAAAAAGCTCCTCAAGCCTGAATATAAAACCCTGCTTGAGGAGAGGATGGCTGAAATAAGGAATTTAATCTGGCATTTCTATGAACAATTCACCCAGATCGATTGAATCTCCACCTTTCACGGAGATTGTCAACGGGGTTTTTCCATCATCTTCTGTGACGAAAACAAATTCACCCGGGCCACCCAGAACGGTAATCACATAGTTTTCTCCGGGTTCTACATTCTCAAAATAAAAATAACCCCGGGTCGTATCGACGATTGCTCTGGGAGAATACTGATACGAGAAGGAAATTGTCGGTGGCAATTCATCGTTGTCGAATGCTAAATCTTCTGACAAAAACACCATATCTCCGACTGGAGCATTGGTGGATGAATGAATTTCGCCATAAATAACTGCTGAATCTTCGGATGGCGAAGGGACTGACCACGCCTGTTGTCCATCATCTGGTGCGGGTGTTTGAGCCGGAGAGCAACCGAAGGCAAATGCTAAAAACAGGAAAAGGAAAACCAATAAAGCTTTTTTCATTGAAAGTGTCCGTGTCATTAAAGATATTAGGAAAAGAAGTAGAGGAAGTAATCCTCTACTTCTTTTAGTGTTAATCTTCAGATCATTTAATTCATCCGACTGATGACCGCTTTCATTGCCAGTGCGTCGATCTGTCGGGCTGCTTTGACTTCAACAGGGTCGAACTTAGGGTGCGATACCCTCATATACAGCCAAGGAGTCGACTTGAAGCCCAGCATTGTGCGCCAGGATGTTCAGCGTACCAACTAACTGTTTGCCCGATGTTGATTTGCAGATAGCGCCGCCTAAGAATCCATTCGGCATCGGAGTTCTATCGTTGTAGAACTGGTGCAGCCAACCCGAATTATTGGGCAGTGCAGTCGGGTTTTTCAGTGTCTTGGTAACCGCGCCGCCGGGACCAGTGCCCTTGATGGTGCAGACGATATCGTTCTTTGGAATGGTGCTGCCACTAACATTAATTACTGTCATGGAGGTCCACCAATTCCAGGGGCCGACCCATTGTTGAACAAAGGGGAACACGATGGTGTCGGTTGCCGCGGCGGGGTTCTGAGACATTAACGCTGCGCCCTTATTGGGGTCAATGGTGTTGTTAATCTGGTTGACGATACCGACCAGCGGCTGGTTGGCGGAATTTGTTATTACTGCAGCGCTGCCGATGAAGCGTTCACCATTCTTGCATGTTGAGGATACGGTGTATGGTGCCCAGGATGTTGGGAAGGCAAAAGCATAAGTAGCAAAATCGCGTTTTGCCCCGGGAGGAATGGTAATGGTCTCAGTACAGGCAGTACCGACCTCAGTGGGTGTATATTTCATTGTCACAGTAGTCGCAACAGTGCCAGCATTTTGAATATTTGCCGAAGTCCAGTAGCCATAGTTGTTCTCGTTGATCATCGGGAAAATGGGCTTTGTGGTTCCAGCGACAAACCCGTTGTAGGAATACAATTGATTTCCTGGGCCATCGTTATATTCAACAACAGCAACCGCTACAGCGCCAGACGTGGTGACGATGGCTGAGAAGTCTTTGGGCAGGCCAGCCATACCGCGATTGTCAATTTTGTAAGAGGCGTAGGGCTTAATACTTGGAATATTGGTTACCTTCCCGTTGCTGTAGGTCACAGTTGCGGAAATTGCGCTGCTGGTTGTATTCTGAATGTAGAAATAGGTGCTGTAGCCGTAATTCTGGTTCATTAACAGGGGTAAAAAGACCTTATTTGCTCCTCCCGAGACGCCGATATAACCGGCGTAACCGGTATAGTTGCCGGCACTATTCTTGCTGGCCAGCATCCCCATGGAAGCCAGGGGCACATCGGATTCAATCACCATAGAACCATCGAAATTGCTGACACCTGCGAATGAGGTAAAATATATCGTCTCATAAGCTTTAATGGGTTTAGTGATTGGAGCGAGTTCAGTCCCATTCTGCCTGAAGAAACGCAGCGTGATCGTCCCATTCACATTAGAAACATTGGTGACATTAACTTGCGTCTCATATTTTGCGGGGGGTTGTGCTTGCACCGGGGGAATGGCAAAAAACAACATTGCAATGATTAATGATAAAAATAGTAATTTGCGCATTTTGTTCTCCTAAAACTAAAATCGGTTTTGATAGTCTAAGAATAAAGCACCAGGGGCATTATTTCAATAATACATACGGGTTATTTTTCCACAAAGGCTGGTTTTCGAGCGGCGAAGGACATCTCGGTGCTGCGGTTGAACATTTCAAAAAGCATAAAAATTGGTAATGTGAGCATCCTCACAATGAATGACCCCAATACAGTCATGATAGTCTTCTTTTTCCATTCAGCCATGTCTGTGCTGTTCAACCAGAACTGGATGCTGAGCATAAACGCGCCGTGTCGACCGGTGAAGCTGAAAATCTCGATATCTTCAAAGCCAAATTTTGCCAAGAAATCAGTAATCGTCTTTGGCGTAAACGTGCGATAATGCCTGGGGACTTCCCATCCAACCCAGTATTCTTTAAACCAATATCTTTCAAATGCGTTTGCATTGGGCAATATGGCGATGATCACCCCACCTGGCTTCAGTACCCGTTTAATCTCAGCCATGGTTGAATTCAGGTCGTATACGTGTTCAAGCACATCCCACAGGGTTACAACATCAAAGCTTTCAGCCGGCAGATTGGCATCTTCAACGACGCCGCAATAAACATCCAAACCAAAGCGACGTCGGGCATAGTCCACCGCGGTTTGATCCGGTTCAACGCCCTGACATTCCCAGCCTCGCTTTTGCATTTCGTTTAAAAAAATGCCCGTTGCACAACCGATATCGAGAATTTTTCCAGGGTTTTTCACCCGGCGCGCCACCTGGAGGCTGCGCTTTCTCTGTCCAAGGTAGCGATTGAACCGTGTCAGGGGGTTGCGCTCGTCTTCAATGGCTTCCAGGTAGCAAATGTATTCATCTGGATAATATTTTTCCATCTGCTGGCTGTTCAGTTTTGGGTCAATCAGGTATAACCCACAATTCTGGCATTCAAGCACATCAAAGTTGCCGGCAATTCCAAGCAATTTATCACTACCTGAAAAAAGAAGAGAAAATTGATCGTGATCACAGTTTTCGCAGCGCATGTGGGCATTGCTCTTGATCGTGTTCATGGTTTGCCTTTGATATGCTCTGAGTAAAATTGATTCAACGTGGTAGCCCTGCTCAACCAACTTTCTTGAGGGTTCCCGGATAATTCTAAAGCGGATTGACCGCAATCCGACCCAAGATCAGGATGTGCTTTCAGGTGATGGATGGCTTGAACCAGTGCTTCGGGGGAGTCTTCGATAACAATGCCACACCGATGCTTTTTAATATAATGTGGAATATCACCAACATCGGTAGCAATAATTGGCCTTCCGCAAGCCAGGTAATTTGAAAATTTTAATGGGAAGCGACCGTTATTGGCTGGATTATTCTTAAATGGAAGTAAGAGCACATCACATGCAGACAGGTAAGTTTGCATGTTCTGAAAGCTTTTCGGTCCGGTCTCGATAACCGCTGCAGAATGATTTACACCAGGCTTGACGCGGTAGTTACTGTATCCAATATGCATAAATTTAATTTGGGAATCACTGGCAGTCAATCGATTGAAAGTGTCAATAACCAGTGTCGCATCATTGGGGAAAAACGAGCCCAGATAACCGACAAAAAATTGTTTTTGGGCAAGACCCAGCGTTAACCTCGCTTGTTCAGTGGAAATGGGAGACCAGTTCTCAACGTCAAATCCATTGGGCAATAAACAAACCTTGTTTTCTGGCACGCCCAGGCTGATGGCACGTTGGGCTAAGGTTCGACAGATGACGCTTGTGCCAAGGGGCAGCTTTCGGAAATGGGTTTCATAATAATTTTCAAATGGTCTTAACAGCGCACGTATCATCAAATTGGGGCGTTCTTCGATGGACCCTTTGCTGCCAAACCAGTCTGCCCAATCCAGGAATAAGGAGACGCCTTTTTTATGCAGCGTTAATGCCGGATAAATAACCGTTGGGCGGGATTCAAAACCGTGCACCAGGTCAAAATTCAATGAGCGGATTGCTTTGATGCGCGCACTTAAGTTTCCTAAATCCCACCCTGCCCGAGTTGGACCGTTAATTCGATCTGAAACCTCGATTATCTTAAGCCCATCCTGGACATGGATTTTTGTCTCTGCACGTAACTGAACTGCGGAAGCCAGGATAGTCATTTCATGCCCCAGTTTTGTTAACGCTCGTGCCAGTTCATGAGCGCGTAAGTAGGTGCCCCGACCGACCTGATTAAATACAATGAATAGGATTTTCAAACCGACGCCTTTAATTCAGTTCTGACATGCATCACAACGTATAAGAAATAACCCATCAACAAGAATAAATCAACAGCGATGCTCATCCAGATTAAACCCGTTACGGCCCATTTCGCTATCAGGAGTACGCCTAGGATCAGCTTTAACAGGATCGAAATCATTTGCGGGAGCAAAAGTTTCCGCTCCCAGCCGACGGAAAACAGGTACACCCTGTTAAATTGGTTCACGGTCCTGATCAATAATAAGGGGCTGGCTAAGAGCAATAGATTTATCGCTGACAGATAATTTTTGCCCAGTATTTCTTGAATCCAGTTTAATCTGAACAATCCGACCCCAAGCCACAGCGCCAAACCCACCAATATAAAACCGACCAGCAATTTTAACAAGCGCTGAGGAAATTTCTCAATCGCGTTTCTATAAATATTTAAGGTACTGGGAAGCACCAAATAAACGATTGCTAATGGAACGGTCATAATCATGTTGATCAGGTTGATGGCAATGGCAAAGTCGCCGATTAACTTAGGGTCGCCATTAATCCAGGTAATCAAATTCAAGTCCAGTTGTGTGAATACTAAATTGAACAATTCTGAGGTGTTGAACACCAGGGAATACCGCAGAACCCTGGCAATTTCCGGGATTTGGTCTCTTCTCAGGATGGGTCGGGCTTGCGCAAGGGCGAAGATCAGGATGATAAAGGTGCTGATCAGCCGAAAGAGGCTGATCAATAGGATCGATTTTGATTGTAAGATGATGATCAGTCCCAGGGAAAGAAGACGCAAGGCTCTGGATAAGATCAACAATATCGAGGTGGTTTGTGCTCTTTCGTTAGCCAACAGGTCGGCAAGCATTAAATTGAACACCGAATCCAACCAGATATCGATGATAATGATCGCCAGCAAGCCCTTCTGGTAGATTTCGGGTTGGACCAAGGGCATGATCAACCAGATGCTCAACCCCCAAAGAACGCCAACGATCAATTTATAGTAAACGATGTTTCCCGTCAGGACTTTCGGCTCTTGGGCGCCTGGAATCGTTCTGACCAGCCACTCATGCAACCCAAGCGTGATTACAAAGGAAAGCATGGTAACAGTGGCGTAGTTAGCGGCAATTAACCCGTATTCTTGGGGATTCAACCACCAGATGCTGCCTAATGTGTACACAACCATTAACGATTGAGAGATCGTCACAGCCGAAATATAAGAAAAGATGGACCGGGCGAGTTTGGAGTTCAGAAAGTTCATCATCATAGAACTGTTTTCCAAAACAAATTAATTGAAAAAGGTCGCCCAAAGACGGATAGATGCTTTTTGGTTATGTGGAACCAGCGGGTGTAATAAGCGTATTCAGGAATGGTCCATAAATCCTTGGCGGTTGAAATTTTTTCAAAATCTGTTTCCTCTTTGATCCCATTGATTTTTCCGGTGAGGTAATTGATGATCGGGTGCACCCACAGATGATCCTGGAACAAGAGTGCATCCACACAGTGCAAGCAGCAGGCATGGCTCTTTAATAACCGTTGAAGGTCGTCCACGATATTTTTGATGGCTTTTTCGTCCGTGGAAAAATGTTCCATTGCTGAGATACTGTACACAAAATCAAAATATTGTTCCGGGAGTTCGGTGGAGAAATTCCCGATATAATCTCTGACCAGCTTAAATCCCTGGGCTTTAGCCGCTCTCTTGGGTCCGTGTCCCTGCCCTTCGATCTTGTCCAGGTTCCAGAACTCGTAATCATCTTTCAGGCAGTCAATGATACGCGAATCACCACCGCCCAACTCTAATATTTTTGCCCCTTTTGGAATGTTTTCCAATATGAACGTGTAAACAAAAAGGTCCTGATACACTTTTAAATCACAGGTAGCTAAGGTTTGTCGCCGATATGTGGGCAGCAAGCGAAAATTTTGGAAATGACTTGATTTTGAGAAGGTAAATTCATGAAAGTTCTCAGGCTCAAGTTGATTTGGCGCTTTTTCTACCAC from Brevefilum fermentans encodes:
- a CDS encoding RrF2 family transcriptional regulator, whose amino-acid sequence is MQITRQADYALRAMLYLARHEQTRSKPNWKPATTSKIAEEKLIPSSFLAKIISQLSIARLVNTIRGASGGVILARDPENISLLDVVEAIDGPITLCECTKDASLCSFGSNCPLHEVWCETQNELVEKLRSVSLAYLTAREEVLTG
- a CDS encoding GDP-mannose 4,6-dehydratase, whose translation is MKTALITGITGQDGSYLAEFLLAKGYRVVGMVRRTSTIDYSRIEHIQDQIELAHGDLLDQGSLYAIFDAYRPDEVYNLGGQSNVQLSWSQAVLTAESTALGVTRLLDCMRQVTPASRFYQASTSEIFGDADESPQTLTTHLNPRNPYGVAKVYGHLITQNYRQRQGLFAVSGVLYNHESPRRGLDFVTRKITHGVAQIKLGLATELRLGNLDAQRDWGFAGDYVQAMWLMLQQDQPVDYVVGTGQLHTVRDFCRIAFEVANLDYRNYVVEDPAFFRPTERFPLLADPSQTIADLGWLPQVDFEGLIEMMVTADLAALGA
- a CDS encoding Kelch repeat-containing protein encodes the protein MADQHQLSAREIEILRLVAKGLTNGEIAHLLTISPNTVKVHLSNIYEKTGAASRTEATMYGIEHGIIDVPGGAEAVEVIPPTRAELLRKHVWWIIPAAALVMVLIILTLVILFRPPDTEAQPLAALTERWQELAPMPVARAGMATAAYDGEIYAIAGEGPEGISGSVFRYTPETDHWTQLSEKPLPVADVHGVLIGEKIYVPGGRRSDGAPTDILEIYDPRRDTWSTGARLPQPVSAYALADFEGQMYLFGGWDGEQALDTVYVYNPATDAWRELTRMGSPRQDHGAVALTDKIVVIGGRNDGGALTEAVGFYPSRDFEGENPWEEFVDLPEARYGFGVESSGEVIFIFGGAQASEAVADFPLLYQYTESGWRSIPTDMTEPVFKPVLISLGSQIYIITSALSENQTLFLKYQAIYFEVFLPIIQ
- a CDS encoding peptidase associated/transthyretin-like domain-containing protein, which produces MKKALLVFLFLFLAFAFGCSPAQTPAPDDGQQAWSVPSPSEDSAVIYGEIHSSTNAPVGDMVFLSEDLAFDNDELPPTISFSYQYSPRAIVDTTRGYFYFENVEPGENYVITVLGGPGEFVFVTEDDGKTPLTISVKGGDSIDLGELFIEMPD
- a CDS encoding class I SAM-dependent methyltransferase; translation: MNTIKSNAHMRCENCDHDQFSLLFSGSDKLLGIAGNFDVLECQNCGLYLIDPKLNSQQMEKYYPDEYICYLEAIEDERNPLTRFNRYLGQRKRSLQVARRVKNPGKILDIGCATGIFLNEMQKRGWECQGVEPDQTAVDYARRRFGLDVYCGVVEDANLPAESFDVVTLWDVLEHVYDLNSTMAEIKRVLKPGGVIIAILPNANAFERYWFKEYWVGWEVPRHYRTFTPKTITDFLAKFGFEDIEIFSFTGRHGAFMLSIQFWLNSTDMAEWKKKTIMTVLGSFIVRMLTLPIFMLFEMFNRSTEMSFAARKPAFVEK
- a CDS encoding glycosyltransferase family 4 protein; translation: MKILFIVFNQVGRGTYLRAHELARALTKLGHEMTILASAVQLRAETKIHVQDGLKIIEVSDRINGPTRAGWDLGNLSARIKAIRSLNFDLVHGFESRPTVIYPALTLHKKGVSLFLDWADWFGSKGSIEERPNLMIRALLRPFENYYETHFRKLPLGTSVICRTLAQRAISLGVPENKVCLLPNGFDVENWSPISTEQARLTLGLAQKQFFVGYLGSFFPNDATLVIDTFNRLTASDSQIKFMHIGYSNYRVKPGVNHSAAVIETGPKSFQNMQTYLSACDVLLLPFKNNPANNGRFPLKFSNYLACGRPIIATDVGDIPHYIKKHRCGIVIEDSPEALVQAIHHLKAHPDLGSDCGQSALELSGNPQESWLSRATTLNQFYSEHIKGKP
- a CDS encoding lipopolysaccharide biosynthesis protein → MMMNFLNSKLARSIFSYISAVTISQSLMVVYTLGSIWWLNPQEYGLIAANYATVTMLSFVITLGLHEWLVRTIPGAQEPKVLTGNIVYYKLIVGVLWGLSIWLIMPLVQPEIYQKGLLAIIIIDIWLDSVFNLMLADLLANERAQTTSILLILSRALRLLSLGLIIILQSKSILLISLFRLISTFIILIFALAQARPILRRDQIPEIARVLRYSLVFNTSELFNLVFTQLDLNLITWINGDPKLIGDFAIAINLINMIMTVPLAIVYLVLPSTLNIYRNAIEKFPQRLLKLLVGFILVGLALWLGVGLFRLNWIQEILGKNYLSAINLLLLASPLLLIRTVNQFNRVYLFSVGWERKLLLPQMISILLKLILGVLLIAKWAVTGLIWMSIAVDLFLLMGYFLYVVMHVRTELKASV
- a CDS encoding methyltransferase domain-containing protein, yielding MASKFRKHIQKIHRDFDGIVGHIFSRAPYLTSVVEKAPNQLEPENFHEFTFSKSSHFQNFRLLPTYRRQTLATCDLKVYQDLFVYTFILENIPKGAKILELGGGDSRIIDCLKDDYEFWNLDKIEGQGHGPKRAAKAQGFKLVRDYIGNFSTELPEQYFDFVYSISAMEHFSTDEKAIKNIVDDLQRLLKSHACCLHCVDALLFQDHLWVHPIINYLTGKINGIKEETDFEKISTAKDLWTIPEYAYYTRWFHITKKHLSVFGRPFSINLFWKTVL